Below is a window of Cupriavidus sp. MP-37 DNA.
GTCCCGATTCCATTCGCAGCAGGGCCATACCCGTTGCATGAGGTAAAGATAACCGTCCGGGGACACCTGCGCTCCCTCCTTATAGGAGAGCACGCCAGCATCGCGCATCGCGTGCGATTCCTTCAGAAAGCGATACATCTCTTGCTGCGCGAGCCGCGACGGCAGCGCCCTGCCCTGGCTTCCCCAGTCCAGCTCCAGGTCCTGCACCGCCACTTCAAACGGGCATTGCAACGGCTCTTGTCCCAACTCATCAGGCTGGGTCTGGATCCAACAGAACGCGCCGAACCCGGCGTTGACGCGCTCCCACCGACACCCGCAGGTGCCATGGCGCTGCCGGATCTGCTGCTGAACGGCCTGGCAGTACCACGCTGGCGAGCCTTCGGACGTATCGCCGCTGTCCTTGTAGAACGCAAACAAAGAGTCAAACCGCAAGCCACGTTCGCCAAGACGCGCCAGCTCGCGACTGACTGCGCGCGGAAAGCGCGCCTGATGGACGACCCACGCGCCACCGCGGTCGGCAAGCAGTGGCTCGAGCTCGGTGGGCAGGGGGGCAAGCGTATGCAGCTGGCCAAGGGCCTGCGTCATCGTGACTGCGCCACGATGCGTCCCTGCCTCGGACCGCCACAACTCGCCTGCCTGCATCCGCTTGGAAGCGTCGCACGCGTCGTGCACCCACGCTGCCAAGGTCAGCAGCGCCCCGGGCTCGCGCGTCGGAAATCCGTCCGGGGCGAAGTGCGGCCAAGCGGCGCAATGCCCCTGCATCAGGCGCTTGAACGCCCCCAGGCGGCGCTCGCCTATGTTCCCGGTCCGGTTGGCCGGTACGGTGGTCAGCGCCGTCAGGTGGATGGGGCACTTGGTTAGCCAGGGCACCTCATGCAGGTAACTGTGATAGCCCTGTTGCGCACAGGCTGCGCAATACCGGACGCTCGGCCCCTGACTGTAAGCCGCAGGGGGCGCATAGGTGCCGCACTGACGAAAATTGAGCGCGTGCTGGAGGACATCGGCCAACCGAGCCGGGTCCTCGCCCAAGAGCGAAGACACCCGCGCGACGTCATCATCGGAGGCGAACCCCAGATGGCGCGGTTCGACGCCCAGGAACGCGGTGCCGGCCCGCACGGGGACGCCATTGAGCGCACAAAACCTGGCGACGAACGACAGCGCCGACTCGTAGGGGCGCAGATTGTGTGGCCACCAGTTGACCGAGGGATAGCCCGCCACTGCTAACTGCCCGCGGCGATGATTCTCATGTGGTCAGAGAAATTGGTCTTGGCCAATTCTCTGAGCCAATTCTCGTAGCAGGTCGCCTCGTCCCAGTCCATGCCGCGGGCCAGTTGGAACAGCACGCTCTCGGTCGCCTTGGCAACGTGTTGCATCGGAAACTCATGCCGCCGTCGCGCCTGCTGCGGTGACAACTCGACCAGGGCGTTCCAGAGAAGCTT
It encodes the following:
- a CDS encoding TniQ family protein yields the protein MAGYPSVNWWPHNLRPYESALSFVARFCALNGVPVRAGTAFLGVEPRHLGFASDDDVARVSSLLGEDPARLADVLQHALNFRQCGTYAPPAAYSQGPSVRYCAACAQQGYHSYLHEVPWLTKCPIHLTALTTVPANRTGNIGERRLGAFKRLMQGHCAAWPHFAPDGFPTREPGALLTLAAWVHDACDASKRMQAGELWRSEAGTHRGAVTMTQALGQLHTLAPLPTELEPLLADRGGAWVVHQARFPRAVSRELARLGERGLRFDSLFAFYKDSGDTSEGSPAWYCQAVQQQIRQRHGTCGCRWERVNAGFGAFCWIQTQPDELGQEPLQCPFEVAVQDLELDWGSQGRALPSRLAQQEMYRFLKESHAMRDAGVLSYKEGAQVSPDGYLYLMQRVWPCCEWNRDSPLLDLFRTAARWEIDSEHRAITRWLDDIEAGSHPSHRQDPLYCVRLRSDEQGASLLHWRSADHQSRG